A region of the Lycium barbarum isolate Lr01 chromosome 1, ASM1917538v2, whole genome shotgun sequence genome:
AAAAGTGAAAAGTGccgcataaattgggacggagggagtacttttctacaataattttttttttccggttTAACATTGCCTCCATTGATCATTTATGTGCAAAAAACTCCAATATTGAGTTTGACATCCCAAACTTGTACATGACTATTGAGATGAGACGAAACTACTAAGCCTAACCAAAACATAAGCGAAAGTAGATTAATCAAGCGGGATCATTAACTGTTTGAGAGGATTTTGCTTGTTTGATCCTAAATGATGGAAGGTTCCATCTGTCCATATTTATTAGGCCCTTAATGTTGTTAAAAAGATCAACAAAAGAGTTGAACACTTGAATTTCATCAAGTCTGCGGCTTAGGTTAGCCAATCTGTCTGCAGGTTGGTTGGCTTCCCTAAAGCAGTGGTTGATTGTAACTCCATATTGTTCAACTAAACCCTGAATGCCAATGATGTAGTTAGTTATTCTCTAAGGTACTTTCTACTCCCTTCTTACACATTTAGTTATTAGAAAGGAGTATGTTTCACCCCAGATTGCTTTGTAACCATTGTTAAAGCACCATTGAATTCCAAAAAGCATGCTACTGCTTCAGCCATGTTACTGGTCCAGCTCCCAAAGGCATGGAGTATGCAAATATGAACTTTCCATTGCTATCTCTGACTATGCCTTCACCTCCACAGATTCCTTGTATGCAACTCCCATTAGTTTGTGCTCTTGGTTTATCCATCTTACAATAGTGCTGGTTTTCTGTTGAATAGTTACATCTCAAGCTTGACAAATTTTCCTCCGATTTTCTCCTATTTTACCCTTTCCAAACTTGTTACTGGTtacctgcaaaaaaaaaaaaaaaaaaaaagatataatattagttttagttttataaaaaaaatagggTGAAAAAAGTTATCACTGTTGCCCTGGATCGAACATGGTTCATTTACAACAACTTCTTATCCTCTTAAGTACTACACTCCCATCCTCATGTACAACTCCACCAATACTCTTCTTATTGCACTCCATTTTAATCGTATCAAAAACCCTAAACCCAAATTTCAGAACCCCCAAAGTATCAAAATGCAcatttttctttcaatttcaaCAAAAGTAATACATTTAAAATCCTTAATTTTGATCCCAAGTAAATTTTGAACGAATTGAAATTTGAGCTATTTATTAATTTAATTCAGTTTGACGCACTCAAATTTAACCCAACTCACCCATAGCCACTGGATAAGAAGTTCAATGCTAAATTACTATACTACTCCACTAGTCCACTTACTAACCTACTATGTAAAACTGGAACACAGGCATTGATTTTCCTCCACGGAAGAACTGCAATTTCCTCCATCAAAGTTTCTATATTACCAATTTCACccttaccctctgtttggatggttgtttcttgtggttcattaatgtacagtatggtatgatACAGTAAGGTGTTAtactgtattgtattgtactgtattaatgaatacaatgtttggatagactgtatcgtttgttgtgatttaataacatttgtattgtttggtttgactgtatggtataCTTGTAAGTTTATTAAAATATCCTTAACtattaattagaaattaatttatatatattaataaaactcaggtaaagaataaaatagaaactttaaaaaataagcagTAGTGCGTTGGGGTGGtagaggggtgggtggtgtgaggtgtgTGGTTGTGAAATGAGGGTTGGGGTAGTGAGTGATAGGGTGGGGATGAGTGATTATGGGAGTAGGGTTAGGTGGTGTTGAGAGGTAGTGGATGGGGGTAAGgatgggggtggggtgggtggtgtgaggtgggtggtgtgggatgagggtgggggtgagttgttgtgaGGTGGGTTTGGGCGGTAggtggtggttggggtggtgTGAATGGATGGCAGAGGAATGGGGTAGTTAGATTTAGGGGTGGGTAAGTAGCGGAGGGTGGgatgggggtgagtggtagggtgagGGTGAGGTGGATGGTGAAGAATGGGCATAATGAAAAGATAAAATACGTAATTACAAAAAAATCATCAAATTCATGATTACAAAAATTGAAACATTTTATGATTAAATAATCATAAAATCAACCACAAATTTAGAACACCGTATCACAATTTTGAAAACAATGAAAATAAACATCATTTTATAGGATACCATACGTTGATGAACCACGGGAAGCTACCATCCAAGCAGGGGGTTAATGTTCTCAATCGATCTACATAAAACTTCATCCTTGAAATCCCGTCCCTGCTGCAACATCTTTCCCGTAAAACCCTAAACCCCAAATTCCATAACCCCCAAACAAAGTATCAAAATGCACACTTTCCTttcaatttcaagaaaactaTTACACTTAAAATCCACATCATGGATTCCTACAGTTTTCCTATTATCCCCAAAGCAAATGTCACAGTCAACTTCCATACCAAGAAACCAACAACGTATTCGTGACCATGGTTACGATGATTACATGGAAGTGGAAAAGAAAACCCGTAAAGTCACAAAATTTCAAGAACTACTTCTTTCTCAACCAAATTCAGTGATTGCCATTTCTCGACTTGATATGCTTGCACGTCGTTTTGGTTTCAAACAATATGAAGCAGGCAAGTTTATTCTCAAATTCCCACATGTTTTCGAGGTATTCGAGCATCCAGTTCAAAGAATACTATATTGTAGGCTTACCCGTAAAGCAATGCTTCAAATTGAGCAAGAAAAACAAGCCCTTTTAGATCAAGTGCATGATCAAGCTGTTACCCGTTTACGAAAGCTTTTAATTCTTTCGAATACGGGTAGATTAAGGTTAGAACATGTTAGGATTGCTAGGAAAGAATTTGGTTTACCTGATGATTTTGAGTTTTCTGTTGTTTTGAAGTATCCTAAGTATTTTAGATTGTTTGATGCTAAAGAGACTAGGAATAAGTACATTGAGGTTGTTGAAAGAGACCCGAAATTAGCTGTTTGTGCTGTGGAGAATGTTAGGGAGAGGGAGTATAGAGAAAAGGGCGGTGAAGAAGAGAATGTGCGGTTTTCGTTTAGAGTGAATTTCCCGCCAGGTTTTAAGATTGGGAAATATTATAAGATTGCTGTTTGGAAGTGGCAAAGGTTGCCTTATTGGTTGCCGTATGAGGATATCTCTGGTTATGATTTGAGGTCACTCGAGGCACAAAAAAGGATGGAAAAGAGAGCAGTTGCAACTATTCATGAATTGTTGTCGTTGACAGTTGAAAAGAAGATTACTTTGGAGAGAATCGCACATTTTAGGTTGGCAATGGATTTGCCGAAGAAGCTGAAAGACTTTCTCCTACAGCATCAGGGAATATTTTATATTTCGACGAGGGGAAATATGGGGAAATTGCATACGGTGTTTCTCAGGGAGGCTTATAGAAAGGGAGAGTTGATTGAGCCAAATGAATTGTATCTCGCTAGGAGAAGGCTGGCTGAATTGGTTTTGCTGAGTCCAAGGAAAGCCGTTGTGGATAAAAGATTGGTTAATTATAGAACACAAAGAGACGATGATGAAATAGCTGACTATGTTGAGAATGAAGGAGAGCATTCAACCACTCAAGAGACAGTTAGAGAAGATGTGGGAGAAGAAAGCCAGGACTCTGATGATGATTGCAGTATTGACTCTGAGGAGgaagtcaataatgatgatgtTACTGATGATGCAGAGGACACTCGTGTCACTGACTAACCGAACTTATCCTAGCTAGTACGGTCGTTATTGTGGTTCTTGATATACCCTTAATTTGTTCTTCAGCTGTTAAATTATTGGAAAATCAGCTTAttcatctgatttttttttttttttttttttttttttgtattgtaaATCTTCAGGTACTTGATATCGGGAGTTCTTTGAGTGCCAAATGAATTTAGTCCGAGACCACCTGGTAAGTTTTTGTTTTTCTGTACTTCATTACCACTTTATTCATTTGTCGCCCTCCACCCCTTTTCTTTGATTTCTTGATAGTGGAATTAATGTATCACTCTTTTTTGGTCGAGGAACGTATCACTCTGAACTCCCTTAATGTGTCTACTGATTCCTCCTTCGGTAGTTACCGTTTTGATTTTGAGCAAGTCTTGCTTTGTTTCAAGAATAACATTGTCTATGTTTCCCTGGAGAATCTATGTGTTCCCGCTTGAATGAATTGAAGTAGACCTTATGAATTACTTTAGTAAGCCCCTTCTCCAATCAAATAGGTAGTCATCTACCAACATGAGCGTGGGGTTTAAGGAGTTCTCAGTGAGCTTTGATTTTTGATTATGTATACTGTAAGATATCATGGAATTCAATTCAGAGATCTTCTAGTTTTTGTGAAATTGAAAATTCAGAGATCTTCTAGTTTTTGTGAAATTGAAAATTCAGAGATCTTCTAGTTGCTGCAGGACAATATCTTTGTGCTTCTTTTTGGTAATTGAAACTTAAGAAGGGTTATGGTGAAAATATTTCCCTTGATAAGATTAGATCGTTTAGCACAAATGACAAAAAGTAACTACACCTTAATCCTAAACTAACTGAGGACTTTTGAAGAAGTGTGGCTAAGAGACTTCAAACCAGACCAATGTTGAAAATAGAGATGCAACAAGAGGACTTCCTGGAGTCACTGATCCTAGTACTAGCTCGCCCAAAGCATGTTTAACTTGATAGTTTTTATGGGTTTGGTGCATCAGCGCTGGTATCATCTCAGCCATGGTTTAGCATTTTATCCAAAGAAACTTAGATAGTTTAGCATTTGCTACCTCATTTAATGTAGTGAGGGAGGTGTCGGATTTCCATTTCCAGGATAGGAAGTATAACGTTCTTTTTCGATTATATTGGAATTTACAGCCCGTTATAATCCGTAGGAAAAGAGATATTGACTAGTGGCCAGTCGTCTGCTGATTGATTTAAATTTCTAAGTGAGCACCTGCGTGTGGGTTTTACTCTCACTCTTTCCCCACCTCTGGTCCTTCTATAAAATGTTAATTGATTTCAACCCAGGACTTTGGTTTAGTGGTGAGAGTGCAATGCCTGATGTATGGGTTAGGTGCATGTCACGGGTTCAAACCATATTGCGGACAAAAGCATGGTATTTGAGCGGAAAAAGGTAGAGGGCCCATTATCCCACCGAGTTTCGAACTGTGCGCCAATGGCTCTCAGGGAATTTATCGGTTATGAAAAGAAAATGTTAATTGAGTTCTTTCGTCTTGCATGTGATCATCAATTAGTTTTCAAAAGAAACTAAGTAAAAGGTACTACTCTAATGCGTTCTGTTTATTGGTTGTCAGCAGCGTGGAAAAGTTTGGTTTTCTAGCTAGTAGTAGCAAAGTTGTAGTAATGTCTGATTCTTAATGCCCTTCAATTTGTATAGAAGTTTCTTCTACTCTGTCCTGTGATGTAAGAAGTCTATTGGTATATACTTCATAAGCAAGCCAGTGATTCTTAATGCAGATATGATTTGGACATTTTGAAGTTTTAAATAGTTTGCTTGCAATTTTTCAATGAATTGAGTGATTTTGCAGGAAGAGATTTCTAAGTTGAATGAAGAAGGGATACGGTTGCAAGATCTGGGAAGCAGTTTCTGCCCTTGTTTTCAAAGTTTCTACTGATATGTTTAATTTTCACCTCTTCTATAAATCTTGGCTTGTGGGGAGATCTTTATGCTAGAGATTCTTATACTTTTGCTGGTACATAGCAATTTCTCCTCCCGACTGAATGAAAAAGATTGTTTCACTATTTAGGATAGAAAACCTGATATAAGTTATCAATTTTTGCAATTAGGTTCAGCCATCTTTTATCTTGTATGAAAAATACTTATGCCTACTAGGGTCAGACAGAAGGGAAGGAACTCATTGGGGGTGAGGTAGTTGGGGACAGAAATAATGGAGATAGAGGTTCTCTGGGTAATCATATTGCTTCATGAATATATAAAAAGATGATAGTCGTGGTCTGGCTGTGGGTTTGGCAACAGTGATGGTGGATGTAATGGAAGGAATAGATGGGCGGTCCGTCTGTGTTTTGGCAGGTTTAGGGCTTGGTAGGTCTTTTTTGGGAAAACATATAACGAATATCAGTTGTTTTGGCAAAGACTTTCTCATTTCTATTTTTTGTTGTTATTGCTTTCAAACATTTCGCTCAGTGTTCTTCATCATGATTTAATTGCTGGCTTTGTTTCCATTTATGGTCTTGTTGGCATTGTAGTTGGAAGAGTTAAAGAATGGTCGAAGTGTATCAGGTCAAAAGATGAATTTTAGTCACGGTGGTAGTGATGTGGGGAAGAAAATGGATTTCAGATGATCCCCATTGATACTCAGCGAA
Encoded here:
- the LOC132644953 gene encoding protein ROOT PRIMORDIUM DEFECTIVE 1, translated to MHTFLSISRKLLHLKSTSWIPTVFLLSPKQMSQSTSIPRNQQRIRDHGYDDYMEVEKKTRKVTKFQELLLSQPNSVIAISRLDMLARRFGFKQYEAGKFILKFPHVFEVFEHPVQRILYCRLTRKAMLQIEQEKQALLDQVHDQAVTRLRKLLILSNTGRLRLEHVRIARKEFGLPDDFEFSVVLKYPKYFRLFDAKETRNKYIEVVERDPKLAVCAVENVREREYREKGGEEENVRFSFRVNFPPGFKIGKYYKIAVWKWQRLPYWLPYEDISGYDLRSLEAQKRMEKRAVATIHELLSLTVEKKITLERIAHFRLAMDLPKKLKDFLLQHQGIFYISTRGNMGKLHTVFLREAYRKGELIEPNELYLARRRLAELVLLSPRKAVVDKRLVNYRTQRDDDEIADYVENEGEHSTTQETVREDVGEESQDSDDDCSIDSEEEVNNDDVTDDAEDTRVTD